One window of Cydia pomonella isolate Wapato2018A chromosome 5, ilCydPomo1, whole genome shotgun sequence genomic DNA carries:
- the LOC133518313 gene encoding uncharacterized protein LOC133518313 has product MPDYSQLYVQDMHNKLITINKNYISRLLRRTDGLKRIIRAIPAAAATMSPVARSLLALAALLATADAVCTSNVHGNDTDHVELLGPFEVSSSDAENGKVITIEDTCGFGKPVGVTINACNSHSSRTFSDGEPPRLSSNMSRAEVRCEPRACPSGIHVQVIQYCDSGNYVPRP; this is encoded by the exons ATGCCGGATTACTCACAACTGTACGTACAGGATATGCACAATAAACTTattaccattaataaaaattatatttcgaGATTACTAAGGCGTACTGACGGCCTGAAACGTATCATTCGTGCCattcccgccgccgccgccacaaTGTCGCCGGTCGCTCGCTCGCTGCTCGCGCTCGCCGCACTGCTTGCCACCGCCGACGCCGTTTGCACTTCAAACGTACATG GGAATGATACAGACCATGTGGAACTTTTAGGGCCATTTGAGGTTTCCAGTTCAGACGCCGAAAACGGGAAAGTCATTACTATTGAAGAC ACCTGCGGGTTTGGAAAACCAGTAGGCGTAACAATAAACGCCTGCAACAGCCACTCCAGCCGAACGTTTTCAGACGGGGAACCGCCACGTCTCAGCTCCAACATGAGTCGTGCGGAGGTGCGGTGCGAGCCCCGAGCTTGCCCGTCCGGAATTCATGTGCAAGTCATACAGTACTGTGATTCAGGAAACTATGTACCTAGACCATAA
- the LOC133518312 gene encoding uncharacterized protein LOC133518312 gives MSPLGRSLLALGALLTAADAKCRTKMIGYVTKTDTGWNLYNAAPGGDVVYFPKTYYITETVGEKITVCNKDPSAPPPVIEVATPTQFSQVTIACYEDCPQGSTVNVTQYIEDYFVVWP, from the exons atgtCGCCGCTCGGCCGCTCGCTGCTCGCGCTCGGCGCGCTCCTCACCGCCGCCGACGCCAAATGCAGAACAAAGATGATAG GTTATGTAACGAAGACGGACACCGGCTGGAACTTATATAATGCTGCTCCAGGAGGAGATGTGGTTTACTTTCCTAAG ACCTACTACATAACAGAGACAGTGGGCGAAAAGATAACCGTCTGCAACAAGGatccgagcgcgccgcctccgGTAATAGAGGTGGCAACGCCGACGCAGTTCTCACAAGTGACCATCGCGTGTTATGAAGATTGCCCTCAAGGGTCGACTGTTAATGTGACCCAGTATATTGAAGACTATTTTGTGGTCTGGCCGTAG